The DNA sequence CCACGGTCATCACCATCCTCACCGAACCACCGCCGAGAGACTGGGGGCTGAAATTGAGGTGTTCCGGAGATTCGTCAGCCAGCCAGAATTCGCCGCCGCCCGCGGACAACTGGGCGACCACCGCTCCGTCAGGGCTGTCGATGCGAAACAACTCGTCGGCTCCGAATGCCGCCTTGTAGAACTCAATCGCCTTCACCCCATTTCGGACCGAGAGCATGGGCGCGATAGTGGTCTTTTGATTCTTAATTCTCTGCGCGTCATTGCTCATTGGCAATCTCCTCTCTCCCTAATCTCAATTGCTGCCGCCCTTATCAGGCATTTGCGGGGAGTGAAGGACCATAATGCTCGACTGTTGGAAATGGATCATAGAAATGATGCAGCAGGCTTCGCCAGCGCTGGTACTCAGGGGACTGTCGAAAGCCAATGGTGTGGTCTTCGAGACTCCGCCAATGGACGAGCAGGATGTATCGATTCGAAATCTCCACGCACCGCCGTAACTCGTGTGAAATGTAACCCGGCATGGAAGAGATAATCGCCGATGCCTCGTGGAACGCGGTTTCGAATTCATCGCAAGCCGACGCTCGAACGCTCAGGACGGCGACCTCTAGAATTGGAGTATCGGTGTCAGTCATCATTTCCCGGTAACAATCTCAACCTCTCCGCCTTCAATGCCGGTATGCCCGTTCCGCGCTTCGCATAAGGACTGCTCCTGCTCCCAAAACTTCTTTACAGCGTCCGGCGCGTGCTCGGGTGCCGCATGGCTCACCCACGTAAGAATCTCGACGAAGCGAGGTTTGCCGCCTTCCTCCGTATCCCGAACGATGATGTGTGGTTCGGCAAACACCAAATGCTCCGCCCGATATACCTGCCAGGCGCGCGAAAGCACCGCTTGAAACTCCGCCTCCTTGCCAGGCTTGACGTGATACGTAACCAACACCGTCTCAGGATCAGACTTCGCCGATCCCTGATGTGTGCGGCTCGTGGTGCAACATGCGTTCAATGAGAGGACCGCCAGCGTAAGAAAAAAATATGCGGCTTTCATAAGTTTGTTGGATTGTTAATCGGCATCCTTTCTCTTTACCATCATGCAACCCCAGCCATCGGCCTCGCCGTGAACGGACTCTGCACGAGCAGCCAATACTGACTCCAGTGCAGTAACACCTTGGTGAGTTGGGATCATGTGCCTACACACTTTAGTCTCCCAACATCTCACGCGCTTCATAATAGGAGATACGCACCTCAAACTCGCGTTCATTAACGAGTTCAGCAAAAGCGAGTGCCTGATGCCGCTCTGGGAAGATAAAACAGAAATCCAGCATTCGCGGCTTCGAGAGATCGTCGCCACCATCAAACATTCGACGCAGCACGGCCCCATTTGCGTCGTTCGGAAATTGGGGTGGTGCACTCATGTCGCCGAATGCTCCGAAAGCTTAACCATGCCGGAACAAAAGGCAAGCCCGCGGTAGTGGAATAGAAGGCGCAATCAATGTGGATACCGCCCGGTGGCGAGGGGTATGCCCATGGTCGGTGTGTCCAATCTCAGTTATTCTTGGCTCCCACCATCCGGCCAACATTTTCTCACTAGAATCCATCCAAATGTAACCACATCCCTCGTCCTTGCCTCAATTCAGAAAATATGAAATACTGAATTTATGACTAAAGTCATTAACATGAACGCGCGTGGGACGTTGACATTGCCGAAAGGAATGAGGCAACGGTTGGGATTGAAAGTGGGGTGTCAGGTTGTCGCCGAGGAGACGGCCAAGGGCGTTTTGATTCGTCCTTGTGTCATGCTACCTGCGGAGACTGCTACGGACCGACACGGCGCGAAATCCGAGAGCGGTGACGTTCAGACTTTTCGCAGGTATCCACTTAAGAAAAGACGTTGAGCGTGTCTCTCAACGTCGAATTGCTCTACGCAAACTGGCGGTTGGCCTATTCCAGCACGCTGTGAGGCTACGCGGGCATCTCAAAGTTTCACGTTGTAACGCTTCATCAGATCATCGAGTAATTCCAAATGAAACTCGATATCGTTGTGCGTGGCCAATGCGAGGACGGCGTCTCGCGCAGGAGGACCATTCTCAAATAAATCTGCAAGCTCATTCATGAAGCGTTCATGGCCGGCGGGGACATAGATTTCCACACACCGTGCCTGCCCCGGCCCGCTGTTCCAGAAGGCGTGAACCAGACCGCGCGGGCGCAGATGCCAGCCGCCGGCGGGAACGGCCGTGACTTGATTATCCACCAGGATATGCACCGTCCCCTCCAACACCCGGCAGATTTCATCGAAACCGCGGTGGAGATGCGGAACTGCGCCAATTGTCCCGGGCTCCAAAACCAACTCCGTACTCCCCAGCAGACCGTCGGTGTCTTCGCTCGCCATTTTGAAAGCAATTTGGGCAAATTTGCCGTGACGCCTGGCAGTCGGAGAAATATAGACTGCCTGGCGCGACGGCTTTACCGACGGTAAAGGAGGTGTTGTATTAGACGGCGTCGAATCCACCGCTGCCAGCGCACCCCCAACACTCGCGGAAGCCGCCGCAGTGACGAGCCACTTCATCAACGAACGTCGGCTCATAAACCCCGGAGGCATGCCGCCTTCAGATGAGCCAGCAAAATGATCGAATGTTTTCATTGGAAGACATTCTCTGCCCCTTGAGCGCTTAAACCCAGACATATATCTGTGTTTGTTGCCTCACGTTTTGATTAAGCAACGGAATGGTTGTTTATAGCCGTTCGCTCAATTCAATCAGAACGTTACGCATTTGCTCTACGCGAACTCGCGACCAGCTTGTTCTTCGTCAGGGGGTATAACCGGATTGTATAATCCGCGACTCGGACAAGGAGTTTCTGCGGGCTTACCCCAAGAGATCGGGATCGACCCGCTGCAACAGCGCGTTGAGCATGGCCAGCACTTCGCGGCCGGAATTCGTATGCAGCGACGCGGCGGCGAGTTCCTGCGCCTCGCGGAGTGTGAGGCGGCGGATAACCTCTTTGACGCGCGACAGGCTCGACGACGCGGCGCTTAACTCGTCGATTCCCATGCCGAGGAGCAGGGGAGTGAACAGCGGCTCGCCCGCCATCTCGCCGCAAACACCCACCCAGATGTTGTTGTTGTGCGCCGCTTCGACGACACCGCGGATCAGCCGCAGGATGGCGGGATGCGTCGGCTCGTAGAGGCCGGCGACCTTTTCATTCACGCGGTCCACCGCCATGGTGTACTGGATCAGGTCGTTGGAACCGATGCTGAAGAAGTCCACTTCCGGCGCAATCATCTCGGCGGTGAGCGCGGCGGAGGGGATCTCGATCATCGCGCCGACATGGATCTGCTCGTCGAACGGTATGCCCTCCTTTTTCAGGTCGCCCATCACCTGCCGGAGGATTTCGTTGGCCTGCACCACTTCCGCCACGCCGCTGATCATCGGGTACATGATCCGCACGTTCCCCTCGGCGCTGGCGCGAAGGATGGCGCGCAACTGGGCTTCGAAAATGTCGACATTCGCGAGGCAAAAGCGGATCGCGCGGAAACCCAGGAACGGGTTGACCTCGGGCGGCGTCGTGTCCTCACTACGGAACTTGTCGCCGCCGATGTCGAGTGTGCGGATGATTACCGAGTGCGGCTTTACGGCGCGCGCGACCTCGACGTACTTTTCGTATTGCTCCTCTTCGGTGGGGTAATCCTTGCGGTTGAGATAGAGGAATTCGGTGCGGAAAAGCCCGATGCCTTCCGCGCCAGCCGCCACGACGCCCTGCACATCGTGCGGCAATTCGATATTGCCGGAAAGAATAACGCGGTGGCCGTCGAGTGTTTGGGCCGGTAAATCATGCAATGCATCCAGGCGCTCCTGGACCGAGTGGCGTTTGACCTGCAACTCGCCGTAAACGAACAGCGTTTGCTCGGTCGGCTCGATGATCAGCGTGCCGCTGTAGCCGTCCAGGATCGCGGACTGGCCGTCGTGGACGAACTGGCTGAGATTACGCAGGCCGACAACGGCCGGCAGGCCCATCGAGCGCGCGACGATCGCCGTGTGCGACGTATGGCTGCCGACATCCGTGGCGAAGCCGGTAACGTGCTGGCGGTCAAGCGAAGTCGTGTCCGACGGAGACAGGTCGTGGGCGATGACGATGGTGTCAGGTGGTAGATCCGTCAGTGCGCGATGATCGCGCCCGAGAAGGTTGCGCAGGATGCGGCGCGCGACGTCATGCACGTCCGCTGCCCGCTCGCGGAAAAACTCATCGGACAATTCCGCCAGCGTCTTGATGTACTTGTGGGAAACGTCGTTGAAGACGAACTCCACATTCTTGTGGTCCTGTTCAAGGCGCTTCACGACCTGCTCGATGAGCGCGGGGTCCTCGGTGATGGAAAGATGCACCTCGAGGATGGTCGAGGTCGCGCCGGAACCGATACCGGTGGCAATGCGCCCCTGGAGTTCGTGCAATTGCTCGCGCGTCTTGATTAGCGCCTGCTCGAAGCGCGCAATCTCTTTCGGCACGTCCTCGGGCGCGATGTCATATTCCGGGACGACCTCGTCGGCAATGCTATAGACATAGATCTTGCCTCGGGCCACGCCCGGCGATACGCCAATTCCCTGGTAGGTGCGTTCGGCCATACGATCTTGTGATTATTCTTCGTCGAACTTGCGCAGGAACAACGACTCCAACTCGCGCACCGCCGCTTCGGCATCCGCGCCCTCGGCGGTGATGAGGAGTTTGGAACCCTGGCCCGCGGCCAGCATCATCAATCCCATAATGCTTTTGCCGTTAACCTGCTCACCGTCTTTCTCAACGGTGATGTGACTGGTAAATTTATGGGCGGTCTTGACGAACAGCGCCGCGGGGCGCGCGTGAACGCCGAGCTTGTTGATCACGGTGACCTCTTTGCTTGCCGTTTTGGCTTCCGAACCGCTGCCGCCCTTGCGTGTAAGATTCATGGATTCTTGTATTTTCGTTCAATTCTAGCGCGCGGTATGCATCCGCTCGATGAGCCGTTCGTTGAACTCGCGGGCGGCATTGTGGCCGAGGCTCTTCAGTTTTTGGTCCAGGGCCGCCACCTGGATCAACCGCGCAATGTCGCGCCCCGGACGGACCGGGATGATCACATGCGGCACATTGATCCCGAGAATCGTGTACGCTTGTCGTTCCAGGCCGATGCGATCGACTTCCTCTTGCATCTTGTCCCAGTCCATCAATGTGACCACCAGATTCAGGTTCTTTTCCGGACGCACGCTGGCAACGCCGAAGACTGCCGGCACATTGATGATGCCCAGACCGCGGATCTCCATGTGGTAACGCGTTGTCTCGGATGAGGTCCCCACCAACTCACGGCCTTCGAACAGCCGAATGCGGGTGATGTCGTCGCTGACGAGGCTGTAGCCGCGCTCCAGCAGCGCCAGCACGCTTTCGCTTTTGCCAATACCGCTCTCGCCGCGAATCAGCACGCCGATGCCCAGGATGTCCACCATCGAACCGTGTTCGCTCACTTGCGGCGCGAACTCCATCTCCAGCGCAATGGTCGCCGCGTTGATGAACTTCATCGTGACCATCTTGGTCTTGAACAGCGGCACCTGGTACTCGTCGCATTTCTGTTGGACGGCCAGGGGAGGGTTCACGTTGCGCGCGAAAACCAGGCAGGGGATCTTCGCCCGCAACATCCGCTCGATGCGCTTGGCGGCTTCCTCTTCACCGAGCGATTTCAGGAACACCCATTCCGCGCCGCCGATGACCTGCACGCGTTTCATGGCGAAGTAGCGGAAGAACTTCGCCAGCGCGAGACCGGGTCGGTTCACCGAGCCTTCCTGGATCTTGCGGGACAGTCCCGCGCCGCCGGCGATGAGCTTGAGCTGCAACTTCTCCGCGTGATTCAGGTAGAAGCGCTCGACCGTGACGGTGGGGATGGAGGGTGTCTGCATGTTCAGGTCAGGGTCGGCTCAATGAGGCCGAAATCGCCATTTTTGCGGCGGTAGAC is a window from the Verrucomicrobiia bacterium genome containing:
- a CDS encoding VOC family protein, producing the protein MSNDAQRIKNQKTTIAPMLSVRNGVKAIEFYKAAFGADELFRIDSPDGAVVAQLSAGGGEFWLADESPEHLNFSPQSLGGGSVRMVMTVEDPDAAFERAVVAGATVVWPVSDQYGWRLGRIVDPFGHH
- a CDS encoding antibiotic biosynthesis monooxygenase; the encoded protein is MMTDTDTPILEVAVLSVRASACDEFETAFHEASAIISSMPGYISHELRRCVEISNRYILLVHWRSLEDHTIGFRQSPEYQRWRSLLHHFYDPFPTVEHYGPSLPANA
- a CDS encoding ribonuclease E inhibitor RraB; translated protein: MSAPPQFPNDANGAVLRRMFDGGDDLSKPRMLDFCFIFPERHQALAFAELVNEREFEVRISYYEAREMLGD
- a CDS encoding cupin domain-containing protein is translated as MKTFDHFAGSSEGGMPPGFMSRRSLMKWLVTAAASASVGGALAAVDSTPSNTTPPLPSVKPSRQAVYISPTARRHGKFAQIAFKMASEDTDGLLGSTELVLEPGTIGAVPHLHRGFDEICRVLEGTVHILVDNQVTAVPAGGWHLRPRGLVHAFWNSGPGQARCVEIYVPAGHERFMNELADLFENGPPARDAVLALATHNDIEFHLELLDDLMKRYNVKL
- the ptsP gene encoding phosphoenolpyruvate--protein phosphotransferase encodes the protein MAERTYQGIGVSPGVARGKIYVYSIADEVVPEYDIAPEDVPKEIARFEQALIKTREQLHELQGRIATGIGSGATSTILEVHLSITEDPALIEQVVKRLEQDHKNVEFVFNDVSHKYIKTLAELSDEFFRERAADVHDVARRILRNLLGRDHRALTDLPPDTIVIAHDLSPSDTTSLDRQHVTGFATDVGSHTSHTAIVARSMGLPAVVGLRNLSQFVHDGQSAILDGYSGTLIIEPTEQTLFVYGELQVKRHSVQERLDALHDLPAQTLDGHRVILSGNIELPHDVQGVVAAGAEGIGLFRTEFLYLNRKDYPTEEEQYEKYVEVARAVKPHSVIIRTLDIGGDKFRSEDTTPPEVNPFLGFRAIRFCLANVDIFEAQLRAILRASAEGNVRIMYPMISGVAEVVQANEILRQVMGDLKKEGIPFDEQIHVGAMIEIPSAALTAEMIAPEVDFFSIGSNDLIQYTMAVDRVNEKVAGLYEPTHPAILRLIRGVVEAAHNNNIWVGVCGEMAGEPLFTPLLLGMGIDELSAASSSLSRVKEVIRRLTLREAQELAAASLHTNSGREVLAMLNALLQRVDPDLLG
- a CDS encoding HPr family phosphocarrier protein, with translation MNLTRKGGSGSEAKTASKEVTVINKLGVHARPAALFVKTAHKFTSHITVEKDGEQVNGKSIMGLMMLAAGQGSKLLITAEGADAEAAVRELESLFLRKFDEE
- the hprK gene encoding HPr(Ser) kinase/phosphatase: MQTPSIPTVTVERFYLNHAEKLQLKLIAGGAGLSRKIQEGSVNRPGLALAKFFRYFAMKRVQVIGGAEWVFLKSLGEEEAAKRIERMLRAKIPCLVFARNVNPPLAVQQKCDEYQVPLFKTKMVTMKFINAATIALEMEFAPQVSEHGSMVDILGIGVLIRGESGIGKSESVLALLERGYSLVSDDITRIRLFEGRELVGTSSETTRYHMEIRGLGIINVPAVFGVASVRPEKNLNLVVTLMDWDKMQEEVDRIGLERQAYTILGINVPHVIIPVRPGRDIARLIQVAALDQKLKSLGHNAAREFNERLIERMHTAR